The genomic segment TTCAAGATCCTCTCCCGAATAACTTGGCTGGTAAAAAATGGCCGGTAAAAAATGGGGACCGCTGTTTTCCGATCTTTTACCGCCAATCTTTTACCAGAGAAAAAAAGCGCAGGAAGGATAGGCGAAATTCAACATCACCGCCTGCTTCGCCGCTCTGCCCGCAGGCGGACGGATGAAATCATCGCCTGAGTGGTTGCCCCTGCCTTCTGATCATCCATTCAGTGCAATTCCTTGCCTCCGCCTCCATCTCTCGCTTTGATGGCGGCCAAACTCATGCTCTCCCTTCTCCGCCCGCGCCCTTGATGAACCAGAACGAATTCAAGAACATCGAAAAGCTGGAGGCGGACTTGTGGGATGCGGCGGACAATCTGCGTGCGAACTCGAAGCTCACGGCGGGGGAGTACTGCATGCCCGTGCTGGGGGTCATCTTCCTGCGCCATGCCACGAATCGCTACCGGGACGCGCTGGTGGAGATTCAGGCGGCCCAGGCGGCGGGGAAGATGCCGAAGCGGCCGCTGTCGGCGGCGGATTTCAAGAAACGCCGGGCGCTCATGCTGCCGAAGGAGGCGCGGTATGACGAGCTGCTGGCGCTGCCGCAGGGCGCGGACCTCGGCGCGGCGCTGGTGGAGGCCATGAACGCCATCGAGCGGGACTTTGAGCCGCTGGCCGGGCAGTTGCCGAAGGAGTACGCCAAGTTTGAAAACACCCTGCTGGAGGATTTGCTGCGCGTGTTCGACAGCGAGACGCTGCGCACCGCCAGCGGGGATGTGTTCGGGCGCATCAATGAGTACTTTCTCATGAAGTTCGCCATGCAGGGCGCGCAGGACAACGGCGAGTTCTTCACCCCGCCCTCGCTGGTGAAGACCATCGTCAATGTCATCGAGCCGGATCACGGCGTGGTGTTTGACCCCGCCTGCGGCTCCGGCGGCATGTTTGTGCAGTCCAGCCACTTCATCGAGCAGCACGGGCAGAGCGCCGGGCACCGCGTGACGTTCTTCGGGCAGGAGTACAAGACCAGCAACCTGCGCCTGGCCAAGATGAACCTGGCCGTGCATGCGCTGGAGGGCGCCGTGGTCGAGGCCAACACCTTCTACCTCGATGAGCACGAGCTGTACGGGAAATGCGACTTCGTCATGGCCAATCCGCCCTTCAATGTGGACAAGGTGGATGCGGAGAAGGTGAAGGACGACCGCCGCCTGCCCTTCGGCCTGCCGGGCGTGAACAAGGACAAGAAGGTCTCCAACGGGAACTACCTCTGGATCTCCTACTTCTGGAGCTACCTCAACAAAACCGGCCGCGCCGGCTTCGTCATGTCCTCCCAGTCCAGCAGTGCCGGGCACGGCGAGGCCGAAGTTCGCCGCAAGATTGTCGAGACCGGAGATGTGGACGTGATGATCTCCATTCGCTCCAATTTCTTCTACACACGGGCGGTGCCGTGCGAGCTGTGGTTCTTTGACAGGTCGAAGCCGAAGGAACGGCGCGATCAGGTGCTCATGCTCGATGCGCGGCATGTGTACCGAAAAGTCACGCGGAAGATCTTCGATTTTAGTTCTGAGCAGCTCGCCAATCTCACGGCCATCGTCTGGCTGTATCGCGGGCAGAATGAGCGCTTCGTGGAGCTGGTCGGCCAGCATCTCGATTGTGCTCTCCAGTCGGCGCATGCCTGTTTCATGGACGAGTATGGTGCCGTGAAGGAGCCGCTGGATGAATACCTTCAGGCCATGCGGTCTTTGGAGGAGACGATGAAGCCTTTCCTGAATGGCATCAAAAAGAGATCGGCCTGTGAGGAGGCGCTGGGTGACTTCCTGGCGGCGGAGAATGATCCCAAGGGGCCGGTGGAGAACTTCCGCCTCATGACATCCTCCGCGCAGAAGCAGTGGAATGAGGCAGGCGATGACATCGCCAGTTACCAGGACTTGGACACCCACATCCTCGGCCCGCTGGCGGAGGAGAGCCGCAGCCTCATCACCTGCATCGACCAGCATGCCAAACATGCCGCCAAACTCATCAGCCTCTGCGAATCCGAGCTGGAGGCCGCCAAGGATGAGAAGTTGAACAGGCGTGAGGTCGCCAAGGCTCAAAAAGCCGCCGAGGCCGCGCGTCAGGCCGTCGTGGAGCAGCTCAAGCACGTCCGCTCCTTCGAGCGGCATGCCCACTGGTTGCTCACCCGCTTTCCAGATGCCAAACTCGTGGACGTGCCCGGACTGGTGAAGCTCGTCAGTCGAAAAGACATCGCTGCTGCGGACTGGAGTCTCACGCCGGGCCGCTATGTCGGCGTTGCACCTGCGGAGGTGGATGAGGATTTCGACTTCGAGCAAACCCTCGGCGACATTCACGTCGAGTTAGCCGACCTGAACAAAGAAGCCGCCGCGCTGGCAAAGAAGATCCAGAAGAACTTTGAGGGGCTGGTGATATGAAATGGCCAACGGTTTCAATTGATGAAATCACTCATGTTGTCACCAAAGGTACGACTCCCACAACAATGGGGAGGTCGTTCACTGACACTGGCGTAACGTTCATCAAAGCTGAGGCACTAAATGGTGATGTCTCGTTGGATGATAATGGTTTTGCCTTTATTGACGAAGAAACACACCAGAGCTTGAAACGTTCGATTCTCCAAGAAGGGGATATACTCGTGACCATCGCTGGTGCGCAGGTTGGGCGGTGTGGTTTTGTTCGACCAGAGAACTTGCCCTCTAACACCAATCAAGCGGTGGGTATTGTCCGAGTCGATCAGACCAAAGCCAATCAACGATTCGTGTATTATTTTTTTAAGCTGCCGAGCACTTTTGCGTTGTGCCAAAGTATCGGGGCCGCTCAGGCTGCTCAACCCAACGTGAATCTTGGCAATCTTCGAGGCTTTCAGTTGCACATACCCCAACGCGAACAACAAAATAAGATTGCAGACATCCTCACGGCCTACGACGACCTGATGGAGAACAACCGGCGGCGGATGGCGTTGCTGGAGGAGTCGGCGCGGCTGCTCTACCGGGAATGGTTCATCCACCTCCGCTTCCCCGGCCACGAACACAGTCGCCCCACTCAAGGCATTCCTGAAGGGTGGAAGAAAGCCACTGCGTTTGACGCCATGCATGTGATGAGTGGTGGCACACCGAAAACCACCAATCCAGATTTTTGGGATGGTGAAACGCCCTTCTACACGCCCAAGGATTCTGTGGATGCCTGCTATGTCCTCGACACGGAGAAGCACGTCACGGAGCTGGGATTGAGTCAGTGCAACAGCAAGCTCTATCCGAAAGACACGCTCTTCATCACTGCCCGTGGCACGGTAGGAAATCTGAATCTGGCCCAGCGGCCCATGGCGATGAATCAATCCTGTTACGCGCTTGCTGGCCGGGAGGGCATTCCGCCAAAGTTCTTGTTCTGTGCGTTGCGTGAAGCGATCCAGCATTTCAAGCAGCATGCCAGTGGCGCAGTGTTCGATGCCATCATCGTGGACACGTTCAAGCTCATCCCCTTTGTCTTTCCCAACGCCAAATTGGTTGGCTTGTTTGAGGAAACGGTCGAACCCATGTTCCAGCAGGTGGAGAATTTGCTCCTCCAAAACCAAAAACTCCGCGCCGCCCGCGACCTGCTGCTGCCGCGCTTGATGAGCGGAGAGATTGCCGTCTGAAGCCGTCTCGACTATCCTTGCCCATGCTCTTCGACCGCCAGAAACGTCTGCTCGCCCTGCTCAACGCCCTCGGTGGCAGCGTGGGGAGCCTGGATTTTCAGAAGCTGTTGTTTCTGTACTGCCAGGAGGTGGAGGAGGTGCCGAGCTATGAGTTTGTGCCCTACCGCTTCGGCGGCTTCTCCTTCACCAGCTATGCGGACAAGCGCAAGCTGATCGCCAGCGGGCTGCTGGAGGATGAGGAGCGGAGCTGGAAGCTGACGGAGG from the Prosthecobacter sp. genome contains:
- a CDS encoding restriction endonuclease subunit S, with product MKWPTVSIDEITHVVTKGTTPTTMGRSFTDTGVTFIKAEALNGDVSLDDNGFAFIDEETHQSLKRSILQEGDILVTIAGAQVGRCGFVRPENLPSNTNQAVGIVRVDQTKANQRFVYYFFKLPSTFALCQSIGAAQAAQPNVNLGNLRGFQLHIPQREQQNKIADILTAYDDLMENNRRRMALLEESARLLYREWFIHLRFPGHEHSRPTQGIPEGWKKATAFDAMHVMSGGTPKTTNPDFWDGETPFYTPKDSVDACYVLDTEKHVTELGLSQCNSKLYPKDTLFITARGTVGNLNLAQRPMAMNQSCYALAGREGIPPKFLFCALREAIQHFKQHASGAVFDAIIVDTFKLIPFVFPNAKLVGLFEETVEPMFQQVENLLLQNQKLRAARDLLLPRLMSGEIAV
- a CDS encoding class I SAM-dependent DNA methyltransferase; translation: MNQNEFKNIEKLEADLWDAADNLRANSKLTAGEYCMPVLGVIFLRHATNRYRDALVEIQAAQAAGKMPKRPLSAADFKKRRALMLPKEARYDELLALPQGADLGAALVEAMNAIERDFEPLAGQLPKEYAKFENTLLEDLLRVFDSETLRTASGDVFGRINEYFLMKFAMQGAQDNGEFFTPPSLVKTIVNVIEPDHGVVFDPACGSGGMFVQSSHFIEQHGQSAGHRVTFFGQEYKTSNLRLAKMNLAVHALEGAVVEANTFYLDEHELYGKCDFVMANPPFNVDKVDAEKVKDDRRLPFGLPGVNKDKKVSNGNYLWISYFWSYLNKTGRAGFVMSSQSSSAGHGEAEVRRKIVETGDVDVMISIRSNFFYTRAVPCELWFFDRSKPKERRDQVLMLDARHVYRKVTRKIFDFSSEQLANLTAIVWLYRGQNERFVELVGQHLDCALQSAHACFMDEYGAVKEPLDEYLQAMRSLEETMKPFLNGIKKRSACEEALGDFLAAENDPKGPVENFRLMTSSAQKQWNEAGDDIASYQDLDTHILGPLAEESRSLITCIDQHAKHAAKLISLCESELEAAKDEKLNRREVAKAQKAAEAARQAVVEQLKHVRSFERHAHWLLTRFPDAKLVDVPGLVKLVSRKDIAAADWSLTPGRYVGVAPAEVDEDFDFEQTLGDIHVELADLNKEAAALAKKIQKNFEGLVI